In Nymphaea colorata isolate Beijing-Zhang1983 chromosome 13, ASM883128v2, whole genome shotgun sequence, one DNA window encodes the following:
- the LOC116266938 gene encoding mitochondrial import inner membrane translocase subunit TIM23-2-like, which produces MERPSDRLDENTRLYNPYQDLQIPVHNLYRLPTSPEFLFQEEAAAQRRSWGENLQYYTGCGYLGGAAGGAAKGLFDGLRAAEEGDTLKLRVNRVLNASGQTGRKFGNRLGIVGLLFAGMESAMIAARDKDDILNSVFAGLGTGALFKAASGPRSAAVAGAIGGLAAGAAVAAKQAAKRYVPI; this is translated from the coding sequence ATGGAGCGCCCATCTGATCGGCTCGACGAGAATACCAGACTCTACAACCCCTACCAGGATCTCCAGATCCCCGTGCACAACCTTTACCGGCTGCCCACGTCGCCAGAATTTTTATTTCAGGAGGAGGCGGCTGCGCAGCGGCGATCGTGGGGAGAGAACCTCCAGTACTATACCGGCTGCGGTTACCTCGGCGGGGCGGCTGGTGGCGCCGCTAAGGGGCTTTTCGATGGACTGAGAGCTGCGGAGGAGGGGGACACCCTCAAGCTGCGTGTCAATCGCGTACTGAACGCCTCCGGGCAGACTGGTCGGAAGTTTGGAAACCGGCTGGGCATCGTGGGTTTGCTCTTTGCGGGAATGGAGAGCGCGATGATTGCGGCCAGGGACAAGGACGATATCCTGAATAGTGTCTTCGCTGGGCTTGGCACGGGAGCTCTCTTTAAGGCAGCGTCAGGCCCTCGATCCGCCGCCGTCGCCGGCGCCATCGGTGGTTTGGCCGCCGGAGCAGCTGTCGCTGCTAAACAAGCAGCAAAAAGATATGTGCCCATCTAG